A window of the Oryza brachyantha chromosome 5, ObraRS2, whole genome shotgun sequence genome harbors these coding sequences:
- the LOC102722862 gene encoding uracil phosphoribosyltransferase-like, with amino-acid sequence MEIANHGPATAAVDGFEVIVPEHPLIRHWVSVLRNRDTPSQAFRSAMGELGRLLLYEATRDWLPTVAREVQSPMGPAVVESVNYLEPIIIVPILRAGLALAELATSILPSTRTFHLGMARDERTLQPYVYLNKLPDRFPKGCHILLMDPMLATGGTVAAAVDLLKDHGAEISQIRIISAVAAPLALRKLHNKFPGICVYAGAMDQTVNEKGFIVPGLGDAGDRSYGT; translated from the exons ATGGAGATCGCCAACCACggccccgccaccgccgccgtagACGGCTTCGAG GTGATTGTGCCGGAGCATCCTCTAATTCGTCACTGGGTCTCTGTGCTGCGCAACCGGGACACGCCCTCGCAGGCATTCA GGAGTGCCATGGGAGAGCTCGGGAGATTGCTCTTGTATGAAGCAACCAGGGATTGGCTA CCAACAGTAGCAAGGGAAGTCCAGTCACCTATGGGCCCCGCTGTGGTGGAATCGGTCAATTACCTGGAGCCTATTATA ATTGTGCCTATTCTTAGAGCAGGGCTTGCCCTTGCAGAGCTTGCTACATCAATTTTACCATCAACTAGAACTTTCCATTTAG GTATGGCTAGGGATGAGAGAACACTTCAGCCCTATGTTTACTTGAACAA GTTGCCTGATAGATTCCCAAAAGGATGTCATATCCTCCTCATGGATCCTATGCTTGCAACTG GTGGAACAGTAGCGGCAGCAGTTGATCTGCTGAAGGATCATGGAGCTGAGATCAGTCAGATAAGAATT ATatctgctgttgctgctccGCTGGCCCTTAGGAAGCTTCATAACAAATTCCCAGG GATTTGTGTGTATGCTGGAGCTATGGATCAAACTGTGAATGAGAAAGG GTTCATTGTTCCGGGTCTTGGGGATGCTGGAGATCGTAGCTATGGAACATAG
- the LOC102715480 gene encoding ras-related protein RGP2 — MGGRVDHEYSYLFKMVLIGDSGVGKSNILSRFTRNHFSLDSKSTIGVEFATKSLQMEGKTIKAQIWDTAGQERYRAITSAYYRGAVGALLVYDITKRQSFDNVHRWLRELRDHADSSIVIMMVGNKSDLTHLRAVSEDEGKALAEKEGLFFLETSAMEAVNVEEAFQTIITEVYGIVNRKALAAKEAAAASAPLPSQGKTISIDNTAGNTKRACCST, encoded by the exons ATGGGCGGCCGGGTGGATCACGAGTACTCCTACCTCTTCAAGATGGTGCTgatcggcgacagcggcgtcGGCAAGTCCAACATCCTCTCCCGCTTCACCCGCAACCACTTCTCGCTCGACTCCAAGTCCACCATCGGCGTCGAGTTCGCCACCAAATCCCTGCAG ATGGAGGGCAAGACAATAAAGGCCCAGATCTGGGACACAGCAGGGCAGGAGAGATATCGTGCCATCACGAGTGCTTACTACCGGGGCGCTGTTGGCGCTCTCCTTGTTTACGACATCACGAAGAGGCAGAGCTTCGACAATGTCCACAGGTGGCTTCGTGAGCTCCGCGACCATGCCGACTCGAGCATCGTCATCATGATGGTCGGCAACAAGTCTGATCTGACCCATCTGAGGGCCGTCTCTGAGGACGAAGGCAAGGCATTGGCTGAGAAGGAGGGGCTGTTCTTCCTGGAGACGTCAGCCATGGAGGCCGTGAACGTGGAGGAAGCATTTCAGACTATCATCACCGAGGTCTATGGCATTGTAAACAGGAAAGCGCTGGCCGCCAAAGAAGCAGCCGCTGCGTCTGCTCCACTGCCTTCCCAGGGTAAAACTATCAGCATCGACAACACTGCAGGAAATACAAAGCGGGCATGCTGCTCTACTTAA
- the LOC107304176 gene encoding protein MIZU-KUSSEI 1-like yields MEKKKKAAASNYLCFASFTACIPSAKQPSGGEGKNRLSFSFPDSLAGGGKDRRRQQQTEEQNSESIIDPAASVITRRDGTHCAVIVGTIFGRRGGRVTFCVQRDAAVPPPFLFELPVLMQSLAAEMGSGLLRIALECHRPSSAGGKAVVGGGAADVDAAAAAAGGGSRSVWKASCNGRDVGYAARRRPTDYDRHVLESMRTTTTGVGVLSPSGFSEGAQGDAGGEDVLYMRATYERIVGSKDAVSYHLISPPGAAGGSPPQELSVFLLRTRGD; encoded by the coding sequence atggagaagaagaagaaggcggcCGCATCCAACTACCTCTGCTTCGCGAGCTTCACCGCATGTATCCCCTCCGCTAAGCAGCCGTCCGGCGGTGAAGGCAAGAACCGCCTCAGCTTCTCCTTCCCGGacagcctcgccggcggcggcaaggaccGGCGTCGTCAGCAGCAAACGGAGGAGCAGAACTCCGAGAGCATCATCGACCCGGCTGCCTCGGTCATCACGCGGAGGGACGGGACGCACTGCGCCGTCATCGTCGGCACCATcttcggccgccgcggcggccgcgtcaCCTTCTGCGTGCagcgcgacgccgccgtgccgccgcccttcCTCTTCGAGCTCCCCGTCCTGATGCAGTCCCTTGCCGCCGAGAtgggctccggcctcctccgcatAGCGCTCGAGTGCCACCGCCCCAGCAGCGCAGGCGGCAAGGCCGTCGTCGGTGGCGGTGCAGCTGACGTCGACgccgcggctgcggctgcgggcGGCGGCTCGCGGAGCGTCTGGAAGGCGTCCTGCAACGGGCGGGACGTGGGGTacgccgcgcggcggcggcccaccGACTACGACCGCCACGTGCTGGAGAGCatgaggacgacgacgaccggcgtcggGGTGCTATCGCCATCGGGGTTCAGCGAGGGTGCGCAGggggacgccggcggcgaggatgtgCTGTACATGAGGGCGACGTACGAGAGAATCGTGGGCTCGAAGGACGCCGTGTCGTACCACCTCATCAGtcctcccggcgccgccggcggcagcccGCCGCAGGAGCTCAGTGTCTTCTTGCTTCGGACCCGAGGTGATTGA
- the LOC102699312 gene encoding probable glycerol-3-phosphate acyltransferase 3: MAKKPWDFPKAVLSFRRFLRRCFFGGRHHRRPTSSSSSTGAAMPPADKLHDQTVMVDLESWLLRSPMSAFPYFMVVAVEAGSFLRGLLLLLTYPLLCLLPGRDIRLRAMAMVSFIGLREKEVARIGKAVLPKFFLEEMAMEGLEAVRNARKVVVVTATFPRVMVEGFLKEYVGVDAVIGRELMVVAGRYAGLIVDDMETTGGLVEEVMDMKSGKGDQAVGLAEVGSRIHHLFSYYCKETYDVCDADKKEWQPVPRDKYPRPLIFHDGRLAFKPTPYAAMAMYAYLPWGILLAVFRSLAFGLLPYRVSIPLAAFTGMRSRLIAGPTADATRRDDGTSAAGRLYVCNHRTLLDPITVAAGLNKPVTAVTYSVSPVSELIAPIRTARLTRDRGEDRRRMEALLARGDLVVCPEGTTCREPYLLRFSPLFAELTGEVTPVALETRVDIFYGTSTKPAAKWLDPFYFMMNSRPEYRVEFLERVSTAPADGEVAGHGHSIAAANKVQRVLGEALAFELTEQTRKDKYWMLAGNEGNVKGEAKK, encoded by the exons ATGGCGAAGAAGCCCTGGGACTTTCCGAAGGCCGTTCTCTCCTTCCGTCGTTTCCTCCGGCGATGCTTCTTCGGAGGCCgacaccaccgccgcccgacgtcgtcttcgtcgtcaACGGGCGCAGCCATGCCGCCGGCAGATAAGCTGCACGACCAAACGGTGATGGTTGATCTCGAGTCGTGGCTCCTGAGGTCGCCAATGTCGGCCTTCCCTTACTTcatggtcgtcgccgtcgaggccggcAGCTTCCTCCGTGgtctcctcctgctgctgacGTACCCTCTCCTGTGCCTCCTCCCTGGCCGAGACATCCGCCTCAgggccatggccatggtgtCCTTCATTGGGCTGCGCGAGAAGGAGGTGGCTAGGATCGGCAAGGCGGTTCTACCCAAGTTCTTCCTGGAAGAGATGGCCATGGAGGGGCTCGAGGCGGTGAGGAACGCCAGGAAAGTGGTGGTGGTTACTGCGACGTTTCCGAGGGTGATGGTCGAAGGGTTCCTGAAGGAATACGTTGGCGTGGACGCCGTCATCGGAAGAGAGCTCATGGTGGTGGCCGGGCGCTACGCCGGGCTCATCGTCGACGACATGGAGACGACGGGAGGTTTGGTTGAGGAGGTGATGGACATGAAGAGTGGCAAGGGCGACCAAGCTGTTGGCCTTGCTGAAGTGGGCAGTAGGATACACCATCTGTTTTCTTATTATTGCAAG GAAACGTATGATGTATGTGACGCCGACAAGAAGGAATGGCAACCGGTGCCCAGAGACAAGTACCCCAGGCCCTTGATCTTCCACGACGGCCGCCTCGCCTTCAAGCCGACGCCCTacgcggccatggcgatgtACGCCTACCTACCCTGGGgcatcctcctcgccgtcttCCGCAGCCTGGCCTTCGGCCTCCTCCCCTACCGCGTGTCCATCCCTCTCGCCGCCTTCACCGGCATGCGCTCACGGCTGATCGCCGGCCCGACGGCCGACGCCAcccggcgcgacgacgggacgagcgccgccggccgcctctaCGTCTGCAACCACCGCACGCTGCTGGACCCGATCACGGTCGCAGCCGGGCTGAACAAGCCCGTCACCGCGGTGACGTACAGCGTCAGCCCGGTCTCGGAGCTCATCGCACCCATCCGCACGGCGCGGCTGACCCGCGACCGCGGCGAGGACCGGCGGCGCATGGAGGCGCtgctggcgcgaggcgaccTCGTGGTGTGCCCCGAGGGCACCACGTGCCGCGAGCCGTACCTCCTCCGGTTCAGCCCGCTGTTCGCCGAGCTCACCGGCGAGGTGACCCCCGTCGCGCTGGAGACGCGGGTCGACATCTTCTACGGCACGTCGACGAAGCCCGCGGCCAAGTGGCTGGACCCGTTCTACTTCATGATGAACTCGAGGCCGGAGTACCGCGTCGAGTTCCTGGAGCGCGTCAGCACCgcgccggccgacggcgaggtggccgGACACGGCCACAGCATTGCCGCCGCGAACAAGGTGCAGCGCGTGCTCGGCGAAGCGCTCGCGTTCGAGCTGACCGAGCAGACACGGAAGGACAAGTACTGGATGCTGGCCGGGAACGAAGGGAACGTGAAAGGTGAAGCCAAGAAGTAG